From the Haliaeetus albicilla chromosome 19, bHalAlb1.1, whole genome shotgun sequence genome, the window ttcaagTCACTCCCGATTCTTGGGTATTATGTAGGAACTGCCGTTACATTTTGATTTATCTTGGAAGTTAAATCTTTACCGTCAAACTGCCTTATATAAGTCAGTCATCAGGGATATCATTCTCTCTgtattccatttaaaaaaaacccaaacacaaacccACAGAAAAATGCTTGCCAAATCTGACCCTGGCCCCAAAATACCCACACTCAGAGTGAGGAGGCACCAGGTGCTGCCATGCCCTGAAGCTGCTGCCCCGGcatggggaaggggacaggtTCCCAGCTGGGAATGCTGCAGCCCTGAACAATTTAAGCAGCAGGTAGGGAGCCAGAGCTGGCCCGTAAGTCCAGCCAGCTGGGCTGCTGACAGAGCCTGGGCACTGGCCTCTGGCCACATGCTCCTGGTTTTTCCAAACTGTTTTCACttaaaaaggagaacaaaaataatCCTTCCAAACTCAAAGATCCTTGCTGTGAAGAAATACAGGCACGAACTGGAGAGAACTGGATTGCATCACTCATATGTGAAGGTTACACTTCCACTGCCCAAAGTCATATTTGTAAGATCTGATTTCCTGTCATATACCATCGAGCCATAATTAGGCAGAAGGCTGGAAGCTCGTCATCCAAAACTACCAGAGCTATATTTTCAAAGGCACCAAGAGTTAATGgaaataatttgatttctgCATTGGCAATCTCTACTGGCTATTGCAAAGTATTAAGCTGAGTGTGTTTAACTCCAGAAAAGCAAATAGGTTCCTACCAGTCACTACCTGGAATGACCTCTTGCTTTCCTAGCAAGGCTCCTTAGTAAAACAGGGCAATAAAAACAGGTTTAACACCGTTAGACAGGAAGCAAAAGACTGCTTCACACattttttctgctctgaaaaacagCCCTTGCCAAGAGGATAAGGGAGATTTATAAATCCCATCTCCAGGGTGTTCCAGTCCCTGGACTCAGCACCCACCTACTTGTACCATCTGCCTCGTGGGCAAGGTTCCTGACCTACTGAAGGACAAGTCCGTTTCTGTAGCGAGGCGACAGGCGTGCCTCCCCGCAGCCCTCCTTGCCTGCTGGGAGGATGGGACATGCTACGGAGATCAGCCGAGTGATGCTGACGTGAAACCAGAGGGAAGCACCGGTAGGTCAGGCGCTGGCTTTGGTAGAAGGCAGCGATACAGCTTTGACGCTAGAGAGGCAAGCCCAGACACTGCAGACAAGCAGTGCTACCTGTAACTCACTCCCACACCTTCACTTCTCTTCCTGGGAccagccctctcctcctccccactccTCTGCAGCCTCTTCTCTGACTGCATGCGtctgccaggagctgggcagaGCCACAACAGTGAGCGAGGCCCTGCAAGAGTGCAGCTCTGGACACTTGTCTTGGGCAAGCTGCCCAACGAGCTGGCTGAGCCCTATATGGCACTTTGCAGGAGACACGGTCTGCGCAGAGGCTGAGAAATTCACCCCTGGCCAGGCAAAGAGGCTTTAGCGTCCCTGTTTTGGAACATGGAAGGCTTGAGCTGGAGATATTAACAGGCTTGGCTGCCACTCAACAGAGTCCAGATCAGCCCCGCGGAGCTCCTGCTCCTCGCTGTTGCTTCAGACCATGCTCGGTGTCTCCATTTCAGCCTTGCTGCTGAGCTCAGGCGCCCCAAGAGGTGGATGCAAGCCTGTGAAATCCACATCCTGAGGGATTTAGCAGGGAGGAGGGCTAGTGcagatgaaagtaaaaaaaatcgACAACATGATTGCTTGCTGCCTTGGCTGCTGGGCCAGCCACAGCCATGGCGGCTCTTGTCTGTCCTGTGGCACGAGAGGCACAAGGCTGGAGGCACCTGCCAGGGCCAGTGGCCCATCGGGGGCATTTCCTAAGAGTCCAGCCTTATCTGCAGTGAAAGAGCAAACGCAGAAGGGCTTCGGTGCAAGACCACAGACAATAACAAACGCTGACCTGTGCAAACTTCCacactgagaaacaaaaccaaaaaaaaagtcgTGAAGGAGAGGCAGGCGATGAAGCACCCAGTGTCCACCATGCCAGGACAGCACGGGCCCAAGCCACTGGATGAGGTTCGTTGCATACATGCCGATTTGGGCCCCCTCCACGCCTCATATCACCAGCAGAGAAGAGTTCAAAGGCAGCTCCCCTGGTACTACACACTCTCCAGCTGTATAAAGCATCATGGAAATGAAACGTGAGGTTTGGGGAAGACCCGGGTCCCTCCCACACACCCCGTGAAGCACACACGCACCACACACTCAGCCACCGACCAGGGCAGGGGGCAAGCAGTGTCGCTCGCTTCGCTCTTCCCACGTGGGAGACAGGCTGCTGGGCACTGGCTGGCCGGTGGCTTGCGCCCCGTGGCCCCGGTCACGGGTGACCCCtcttctgcctctcctgccACTCCCGTCTCAGGGCCACGATCTCCTGCCCGTACCAGCTGTGCAGCTTGGAGAAGCAGGCCGTCTCCGGTGATACTGGGCTCTCCGGCATGGCTGGTGAGACACCGGGCGCTGGGGAACCCGTGGCGCTGCCGGTGGCCGAGCGCCGGCGTGGAGGCAGCGGCGGGGGCTTCATGTGCCCCCCATCATGGTCGGGGCAGGCAGACCCTGCGGGGACACCACCACCACTACCCCACGTGGAGTAACCattctccaggacagcaggctTCTCCTGGAGAGGCAGCAAAGCAGGGTTGGAGAGGTGCCTCTTTCTGCCGGAGGAGGAGGACCTCCGTGGAGACTTGTGGCAAGCGGCCAAGCTCTTGCAGgcctcctccagctgcttctccagctccctCACCACCAGCCGCATGTAGTCGAAGCTGGCCCGTGAGAGTGCCTTCACCCAGGCCTCCATGGCAGCCTGCCCATCAGCCACCAGCACGTAAGCCCTGGCACCGGCGTCATCGAAACGGATGGCGAAGGCGAACTCCTCGGCAGCCTCGCACAGCTCCACGGTGCAGCCCTCCAGCACCACCAGCCCCACGGGCTCCCGGCTCTCCCGCTCCTCGAAGTAGAAGAGGAGGTTGCCCTTGAGGACAAACCAGCGGCGCTGGTAGGAGGtggcgtggtggtggtgggcatggtggtggtgCCGCTCCACTCGCTTGCGGAGGAAGCCAGCGTGGTCAGCAGGCGAGTTGCAGGTGGCGTAGTGGGCCACACTCCGCTCGTTCAGCTTCATCGCCCTGCTtaggagcagaggaaaagagggggaagttGTCTCGGGGTGAGGAACATCTCCCCTGCCCCGCCGGGAgaggcctgatcctgccccaAGCCTGCTGTGACGAAAAGCAGCCCTGACTccagcagccagtgctgcagGACAGCATCT encodes:
- the PHETA2 gene encoding sesquipedalian-2, which produces MKLNERSVAHYATCNSPADHAGFLRKRVERHHHHAHHHHATSYQRRWFVLKGNLLFYFEERESREPVGLVVLEGCTVELCEAAEEFAFAIRFDDAGARAYVLVADGQAAMEAWVKALSRASFDYMRLVVRELEKQLEEACKSLAACHKSPRRSSSSGRKRHLSNPALLPLQEKPAVLENGYSTWGSGGGVPAGSACPDHDGGHMKPPPLPPRRRSATGSATGSPAPGVSPAMPESPVSPETACFSKLHSWYGQEIVALRREWQERQKRGHP